One Mycolicibacterium fallax genomic window, GCCTCGGCGAAGGTGCGGGCCAGGCCGTGCCCGACGCCCTGGCCGGAGCCGGTGATCAGGGCGGTGCGGCCGGACAGGTCCAGATTCAGCGTCATCTCGCTCCTCTCGCGCGATATCCCCACCGCGCGCTCCCAATCTAGTTAGAGTGGCTTTCAACTGTACGGGTAATCGAAAACAATGGCGGCAGAAAGTATTTGACGTCGATGACAGTCAAGGGAGTGCTTGTGGCCAGTGAGGCGAACGAGACCGGCGTGTTGGCCGGCGACGACCGAATGCTGATCGACGGTGAGCTGCAGCATGCCGCCGGCGGCGCCGCCTTCGAGGTCATTCACCCGGCCAGCGAGCAGGTCGTCGGCCGGGCCGCCGACGGCACGGTCGAGGACATGGGCCGCGCGGTCGCCGCGGCGCGACGGGCCTTCGACGACGGCAGCTGGTCGGCCGACCTGGAGTTCCGCAAGCACTGCCTGATGCAACTGCATGACGCGATGGAGCGGAGCAAGGAACGGCTGCGCCGCATTCTGATCACCGAGGTCGGCTGCCCGGTGACGGTCACCGGCTCCCAGATCGAGAGCCCGATCCACGAGGTCAAGCACTGGGCCGAGTTCGGCGCCGACTTCGAGTACCTGCGCGACACCGGCCTGCACGACACCCCGCTGGGGCCGGCGCGTCGGATGCTGCGCTACGAGCCGGTCGGCGTGGTCGGTGCGATCACCCCGTGGAACGTGCCGCTGTATCTGAACATCGCCGAGACGGTGCCGGCGCTGATGGCCGGCAACACCGTGGTGCTCAAACCCGCGCAGCTGACCCCGTGGTCGGGCAGCGAGCTGGGCCGGATCGTGGCCGAGGAGACCGACATCCCGGCCGGGGTGTTCAACGTGGTGACCTCCAACGCCAACGAGGTCGGCGCCGCGCTGTCGGCCGATCCGCGGGTGGACATGATCACCTTCACCGGGTCGACGGCCACCGGCCGGGCGATCCTGGCCGCCGCCGCCCCGACGGTGAAGAAGACCCTGCTGGAGCTCGGCGGCAAGTCCGCGCACATCGTGCTCGAGGACGCCGACCTGAACGCCGCCATGCCGCTGGCCGCGATGATGGCGTGCGTGATGTCCGGGCAGAGCTGCGTGCTGCCGAGCCGGATCCTGTTGCCGCGCAGTCGCTACGAGGAGGGCATCGGGCTGCTTGCCACGATGATGCAGAACTTCCCGGTGGGGGACCCGTGGACCCCGGGTGTCATGCAGGGGCCGCAGATCTGTGCCGCGCAGCGCGAGAAGGTACTGGGCCTGATCGCCTCGGGCGTCGCCGACGGCGCCCGACTGGTGACCGGCGGCGGCATCCCGGCGAACCTGCCGGTCGGCTACTACACCGAGCCCACCCTGCTGGCCGACGTGGACCCGAACAGCCGGATCGCCCAGGAGGAGATCTTCGGTCCGGTGCTCACCGTGACGCCGTACGACACCGACGACGAGGCCGTCGCGATCGCCAACAACTCCATCTACGGGTTGTCCGGCGAGGTGTCCGGCGCCGACGTCGACCGGGCGTTCGCGATCGCCGCGCGGTTGCGCACCGGCAACGTCACCATCAACGGCAAGAGTCACTTCGGCATCGACAGTCCGTTCGGCGGCACCGGTCAGAGCGGCCTGGGTTATCGCAACGGCACCCACGGCTACCAGGAGTACCTGCACATCAAGACCATCGGCATGCCCGAATAAGGCTGGGCAACAAGGGAATTCGGGGTGTGACGCGCAATCGTGCGACACACCCCGAACTTGTTTCCGGGTGGCTCGGGACTTCATATACATCCGTGTATATCGAATACAGATATGTATAGTAGTGATCGGCGTCATAGCTGGGGCATCGCCGATGCCCCCTTCCGCTGCCCGAGGAGTTCCCGCATGACCACAACCCAACCCGGCTACTGGTTCGACAACGCCCTGGCGCTCGACGACATCGAGTCTGGGCGCTACCGGATGGACATCAGCACCGGCCGCTACGTCGATGCCGACGTGGT contains:
- a CDS encoding aldehyde dehydrogenase family protein — its product is MLIDGELQHAAGGAAFEVIHPASEQVVGRAADGTVEDMGRAVAAARRAFDDGSWSADLEFRKHCLMQLHDAMERSKERLRRILITEVGCPVTVTGSQIESPIHEVKHWAEFGADFEYLRDTGLHDTPLGPARRMLRYEPVGVVGAITPWNVPLYLNIAETVPALMAGNTVVLKPAQLTPWSGSELGRIVAEETDIPAGVFNVVTSNANEVGAALSADPRVDMITFTGSTATGRAILAAAAPTVKKTLLELGGKSAHIVLEDADLNAAMPLAAMMACVMSGQSCVLPSRILLPRSRYEEGIGLLATMMQNFPVGDPWTPGVMQGPQICAAQREKVLGLIASGVADGARLVTGGGIPANLPVGYYTEPTLLADVDPNSRIAQEEIFGPVLTVTPYDTDDEAVAIANNSIYGLSGEVSGADVDRAFAIAARLRTGNVTINGKSHFGIDSPFGGTGQSGLGYRNGTHGYQEYLHIKTIGMPE